From a single Constrictibacter sp. MBR-5 genomic region:
- a CDS encoding calcium-binding protein, with the protein MSTITGTSGDDDLSGTLGDDVIEGLAGDDTLRGGAGDDRLEGGDGWDDLDGEYGDDTLIGGGGYDTLRDSLGGNDQLFGGEYNDYLYVSRTGNQAVSTVLLDGGAGNDVVSFYAPGRYVDTVVLNGGAGADDIDVRGGAQISIDAGSQNDRVTIDTLGGAYTITLGSGADVLELYRPYNGFAAGNPILVTDFATGAGGDRLDIQAYLGDALQNWNPNTNPFGEGYLRLVQDGSSTLLQIDRYGGGDAYATLLTFQNTTAADFTAENLGGYPSDGSSPPGQAITGTFGDDDLSGTLGDDVIEGLAGADILRGGAGDDRLEGGDGSDDLDGEYGDDTLIGGGGYDTLRDSLGGNDQLFGGEYNDYLYVSRTDNQAASTVLLDGGAGDDTIGFHDTAGRHVDTAILTGGAGADDIDVRGGAQISIDAGSQNDRVTIDTLGGAYTITLGSGADVLELHRPYNGFAAGNPILVTDFATGAGGDRLDIQAYLGDALQNWNPNTNPFGEGYLRLVQDGPSTLLQIDRYGGGDAYATLLTFQNTTAADFTAENLGGYPSDGSSPPGQAITGTLGDDDLSGTLGDDVIEGLAGADILRGGAGDDRLEGGDGSDDLDGEYGDDTLIGGGGYNTLRDNLGGNDELFGGEYNDYLYVSRTGNQAVSTVLLDGGAGNDVVSFYAPGRYVDTVVLNGGAGADDIDVRGGAQISIDAGSENDRIRIDTLGGAYTVTLGSGADVLELHRPYNGFAAGNPILVTDFVTGAGGDRLDIQAYLGDALQNWNPDTNPFGEGYLRLVQDGPSTLLQIDRYGGDDAYATLLTFQNTTAADFTAENLGGYLGRTVKPIGQPITGTSEDDDLSGTLGDDVIEGLAGADTLRGGAGDDRLEGGDGSDDLDGGDGDDTLVGGVGADRLIGGAGNDTADYSGETEVVYVRLYDGVTDYNGRFAGARGDALSSIENLIGGSADDYLLGDAGTNRLTGGLGNDYLDGKGGDDVLLGGAGRDRLIGGTGDDRLYGVEGNDVLIGGAGDDALYGYLGDDVLEGGTGKDRLAGGDGADRFVFGSAGETPFSAGRDVVADWNTGDVIDLSAMDADLAAVGNQGFTFLGMTGVTSAAGAGELRAFHHNGNTYLLGGVDGDGRGDFQIEITGLHTLTTASLAGLQNAILTGTNAADTIIGTSGNDILNGDAGNDGLYGLDGDDVLVGSTGDDVLEGGLGKDRLAGNGGADRFVFGSAGETPFSAGRDVVTDWNTGDVIDLSAMDADLTAAGNQGFTFLGMTGVTSAAGAGELRAFHHNGNTYLLGGVDADGRGDFQIEITGLHTLTTASLAGLQNAILTGTNAADTIIGTSGNDILNGDAGNDRLYGLDGDDILVGSTGDDVLEGGPGKDRLAGNGGADRFVFGSADETPFSAGRDVVTDWNTGDVIDLSAMDADLTAAGNQGFTFLGTTGVTSAAGAGELRAFHHNGNTYLLGGVDDDGRGDFQIEIFGLQSLGVDQIWLG; encoded by the coding sequence TTGTCCACGATCACCGGCACGTCTGGGGATGACGATCTGAGCGGGACGCTCGGCGACGATGTGATCGAGGGGCTCGCGGGAGACGATACCCTGCGCGGCGGTGCCGGTGACGATCGGCTGGAAGGGGGAGACGGCTGGGACGATCTCGATGGCGAATATGGCGACGACACGCTGATCGGCGGCGGCGGCTACGACACGCTCAGAGACAGCCTCGGCGGCAACGATCAACTCTTCGGCGGCGAGTACAACGACTATCTCTATGTGTCGCGCACCGGCAATCAGGCCGTCAGCACGGTGCTCCTCGATGGCGGTGCAGGGAATGACGTCGTCAGCTTCTATGCACCCGGACGATATGTGGACACGGTGGTCCTCAATGGGGGTGCGGGCGCCGACGACATCGACGTCCGGGGGGGAGCGCAGATCTCGATCGACGCGGGCTCGCAGAACGACCGCGTCACGATCGACACCCTCGGCGGAGCATACACGATCACCCTGGGGTCGGGCGCGGACGTCCTGGAACTGTATCGGCCGTACAATGGGTTCGCGGCGGGCAATCCGATCCTGGTGACGGACTTCGCGACCGGCGCAGGTGGCGACCGGCTGGACATCCAGGCCTATCTCGGGGACGCACTTCAGAACTGGAACCCGAACACCAACCCGTTTGGCGAGGGATATCTGCGTCTGGTTCAGGATGGTTCATCGACGCTGCTGCAGATCGACCGCTACGGCGGCGGTGACGCCTATGCGACGCTGCTCACCTTCCAGAACACCACGGCAGCGGACTTTACGGCCGAGAACCTCGGCGGCTATCCAAGCGACGGCTCCAGCCCGCCCGGTCAAGCGATCACCGGCACGTTTGGGGATGACGATCTGAGCGGGACGCTCGGAGATGATGTGATCGAGGGGCTCGCGGGAGCCGATATCTTGCGCGGCGGTGCCGGGGACGATCGGCTGGAAGGGGGAGACGGCTCCGACGATCTCGACGGCGAATACGGCGACGACACGCTAATCGGCGGCGGCGGCTATGACACGCTCAGAGACAGCCTCGGCGGCAACGACCAACTCTTCGGCGGCGAGTACAACGACTATCTCTATGTGTCGCGCACCGACAATCAGGCTGCCAGCACAGTGCTCCTCGATGGCGGTGCGGGGGATGACACCATCGGCTTCCATGATACAGCCGGACGACATGTGGACACGGCGATCCTCACGGGGGGTGCGGGCGCCGACGACATCGACGTCCGGGGGGGAGCGCAGATCTCGATCGACGCGGGCTCGCAGAACGACCGCGTCACGATCGACACCCTCGGCGGAGCATACACGATCACCCTGGGATCGGGCGCGGACGTCCTGGAACTGCATCGGCCGTACAATGGGTTCGCGGCGGGCAATCCGATCCTGGTGACGGACTTCGCGACCGGCGCAGGTGGCGACCGGCTGGACATCCAGGCCTATCTCGGGGACGCACTTCAGAACTGGAACCCGAACACCAACCCGTTTGGCGAGGGATATCTGCGTCTGGTTCAGGATGGTCCGTCGACGCTGCTGCAGATCGACCGCTACGGCGGCGGTGACGCCTATGCGACGCTCCTCACCTTCCAGAACACCACGGCGGCGGACTTTACAGCCGAAAACCTCGGCGGCTATCCAAGCGACGGCTCCAGCCCGCCCGGTCAAGCGATCACCGGCACGCTTGGGGATGACGATCTGAGCGGGACGCTCGGAGACGACGTGATCGAGGGGCTCGCGGGAGCCGATATCTTGCGCGGCGGTGCCGGGGACGATCGGCTGGAAGGGGGAGACGGCTCCGACGATCTCGACGGCGAATACGGCGACGACACGCTGATCGGCGGCGGCGGCTACAACACGCTCAGAGACAACCTCGGCGGCAACGACGAACTCTTCGGCGGCGAGTACAACGACTATCTCTATGTGTCGCGCACCGGCAATCAGGCCGTCAGCACGGTGCTCCTCGATGGCGGTGCAGGGAATGACGTCGTCAGCTTCTATGCACCCGGACGATATGTGGACACGGTGGTCCTCAATGGGGGTGCGGGCGCCGACGACATCGACGTCCGGGGGGGAGCGCAGATCTCGATCGACGCGGGCTCGGAGAACGACCGCATCAGGATCGACACTCTCGGCGGAGCATACACGGTCACCCTGGGGTCGGGGGCGGACGTCCTGGAACTGCATCGGCCGTACAATGGGTTCGCGGCGGGCAACCCGATCCTGGTGACGGACTTCGTGACCGGTGCAGGCGGCGACCGGCTGGACATCCAGGCTTATCTCGGGGACGCACTTCAGAACTGGAATCCGGACACCAACCCGTTCGGCGAGGGATATCTGCGTCTGGTTCAGGACGGCCCGTCGACGCTGCTGCAGATCGACCGCTACGGCGGTGATGACGCCTATGCGACGCTCCTCACCTTCCAGAACACCACGGCGGCGGACTTCACGGCCGAGAACCTCGGTGGATATCTCGGACGCACAGTGAAGCCTATTGGTCAGCCCATCACCGGCACGTCTGAGGACGACGATCTGAGCGGGACGCTCGGCGACGATGTGATCGAGGGGCTCGCGGGAGCCGATACCCTGCGCGGCGGTGCCGGTGACGATCGGCTGGAAGGGGGAGACGGCTCTGACGATCTCGACGGCGGAGATGGCGACGACACCCTGGTGGGTGGCGTTGGTGCTGACCGATTGATCGGCGGCGCCGGCAACGACACGGCGGACTACAGCGGCGAGACGGAGGTGGTCTACGTCCGACTGTACGACGGCGTGACCGACTACAACGGCCGGTTCGCCGGCGCGCGCGGCGATGCTCTAAGCAGCATCGAGAACCTGATCGGCGGCAGCGCGGACGACTACCTGCTCGGCGATGCCGGCACCAATCGACTGACCGGCGGTCTGGGCAACGACTACCTTGACGGCAAGGGCGGTGACGACGTCCTGCTCGGCGGAGCCGGACGCGACCGCCTCATCGGCGGCACCGGAGATGACCGGCTCTACGGCGTCGAGGGCAACGACGTCCTGATCGGCGGGGCCGGCGACGATGCCCTCTACGGCTATCTCGGCGACGACGTGCTCGAGGGCGGCACCGGCAAAGATCGCCTGGCGGGCGGCGACGGCGCCGACCGGTTTGTGTTCGGATCTGCCGGCGAGACACCGTTCAGCGCCGGGCGCGACGTCGTCGCCGACTGGAACACGGGCGACGTGATCGACCTATCGGCCATGGACGCCGACCTCGCCGCCGTCGGCAACCAGGGCTTCACCTTCCTCGGCATGACGGGCGTGACCAGCGCCGCCGGAGCAGGCGAACTGCGCGCCTTCCACCACAACGGCAACACCTACCTCCTCGGCGGCGTCGATGGCGACGGGCGCGGCGACTTCCAGATCGAGATCACCGGACTGCACACACTGACAACAGCGAGTCTGGCGGGCCTGCAGAATGCCATCCTCACCGGCACCAATGCGGCCGACACCATCATCGGCACGAGCGGCAACGACATCCTGAACGGCGATGCCGGGAACGACGGGCTCTACGGTCTGGACGGTGACGACGTCCTTGTCGGTTCGACCGGCGACGACGTGCTCGAGGGAGGGCTGGGCAAGGACCGGCTGGCGGGCAACGGTGGCGCCGACCGCTTCGTGTTCGGATCTGCCGGCGAGACGCCGTTCAGCGCCGGGCGCGACGTCGTGACCGACTGGAACACGGGCGACGTGATCGATCTCTCGGCGATGGATGCCGATCTCACCGCCGCCGGCAACCAGGGCTTCACCTTCCTCGGCATGACGGGCGTGACCAGCGCGGCCGGAGCAGGCGAACTGCGCGCCTTCCACCACAACGGCAACACCTACCTCCTCGGCGGCGTCGACGCCGACGGGCGCGGCGACTTCCAGATCGAGATCACCGGACTGCACACACTGACAACAGCGAGTCTGGCGGGCCTGCAGAATGCCATCCTCACCGGCACCAATGCGGCCGACACCATCATCGGCACGAGCGGCAACGACATCTTGAACGGAGATGCCGGGAACGACCGGCTCTACGGTCTGGACGGTGACGACATCCTTGTCGGTTCGACCGGCGACGACGTGCTCGAGGGCGGGCCGGGCAAGGACCGGCTGGCGGGCAACGGTGGCGCCGACCGCTTCGTGTTCGGATCTGCCGACGAGACGCCGTTCAGCGCCGGGCGCGACGTCGTGACCGACTGGAACACGGGCGACGTGATCGATCTCTCGGCGATGGATGCCGATCTCACCGCCGCCGGCAACCAGGGCTTCACGTTCCTGGGCACGACGGGCGTGACCAGCGCCGCCGGAGCAGGCGAACTGCGCGCCTTCCACCACAACGGCAACACCTACCTCCTCGGCGGCGTCGACGACGACGGGCGCGGCGACTTCCAAATCGAAATCTTCGGTCTGCAATCTCTGGGGGTAGACCAGATTTGGCTAGGGTGA
- a CDS encoding M10 family metallopeptidase C-terminal domain-containing protein: MATVVAATQFGNNYVDGILYGTRWSGQVTYSFADSVADFGSPYPFTLGGFQTITAAQQAAIRCIIGDNVAAVPQPPFTYGSFSDVCNIQIALADNPFGPPDIVIGEVDTVDGQNLPTARVLDFPELDQRKSGGDVVFGNDGAMFRNPLPGNFAWITHAHELGHALGLSHGHNSGGSSFGITVPDDRNAEEFTIMSYSTVPNDFIKAYDNEPWGHPQTLMQLDLLALQHLYGPNYSTNSGNTIYRWSPLTGEMFLNGVGQGKPGGGHPDANKIFMTVWDGNGIDTYDLSNYTTNMHVDLLPGGWSRFSDAQTAVKGITQLIVEQQPSEAHQASGNVYNAYMFKGDQRSLIENANGGSGHDWVEGNIAANLLRGNGGADILNGREGNDQLFGGSGNDLLFGDKREGGPAYSGSGYLQLGSGATNSSLQTAFDLTPYAGRQFNQDVRNSDTNPHVSVDVTGNGNGQDYFRIFIPGPGLLVADIDYGTQRGLNAYMVLFNSSGALLSSSDESGVDSGSSFDLLAKPNDATSERGSEDPHIVYSVSVPGWYTLAIDDHIGRGVYVNGSYRLSITLPNYDENPGSEGNDRLDGGIGDDRLFGQGGNDILLGGQGADTLQGGAGTDTADYSGSPGGVTVTLVNGTGQGGDAQGDLLFEVENLTGSAHADRLTGDAGRNVLIGNGGDDTLLAGPGNDGAVGGAGNDRLYGEEGDDELVGGIGDDMLYGHFGADVLEGGLGKDRLAGGDGADRFVFRSITETPFSAGRDVIVGWGTGDVVDLSPMDADATLVGNQGFTWLGMTAVTSAVAAAELRAFQVNGNTFLLGGVDASGRGDFQIELTGLHTLRTSDFLGIDRVNLTGTDGTDTMIGLSGDDVLDGGSGNDRLYGVEGDDVLVGGAGDDMLYGHFGDDVLEGGLGKDRLAGGDGADRFVYRAATETPFSVDRDLVVGWDGGDIVDLSAMDADLAAAGNQGFTFLGMTGVTSAAGAGELRAFQYNGNTYLLGGVDGDGRGDFQIEIAGLHTLATGSLAGLQNAILTGTNAADTIIGTSGNDILNAGTGNDRLYGVEGNDVLVGGAGDDALYGYFGDDVLEGGLGKDRLAGGDDADRFVYRAATDTPFGTGRDLIVDWDRDDVIDLSAMDADLAAAGNQGFTFLGMTAVSSAANAGELRAFQYDGNTFLLGGVDGDGRGDFQIEITGLHTLTTASLAGLQNAILTGTNAADTIIGTSGNDILVGNSGDDRLYGLDGDDILMGATGDDVLEGGSGKDRLSGGEGADRFVYRAATETPFSADRDLIVGWESGDVIDLSAIDADLAAVGNQGFTFLGMTGVTSAAGAGELRAFHHNGNTYLLGGVDGDGRGDFQIEIAGLQSLGVDQIWLG; the protein is encoded by the coding sequence ATGGCAACCGTGGTTGCAGCTACTCAGTTCGGAAATAACTATGTTGACGGGATTCTTTACGGCACACGCTGGTCCGGCCAGGTTACTTACAGTTTCGCGGACAGTGTTGCGGACTTCGGCTCGCCTTATCCTTTCACGCTGGGCGGTTTCCAGACGATCACTGCTGCCCAGCAGGCGGCGATCCGCTGCATAATCGGCGACAATGTCGCGGCGGTTCCTCAGCCTCCGTTTACCTACGGATCGTTCTCAGATGTCTGCAACATCCAGATCGCATTGGCCGACAACCCATTCGGACCACCGGACATTGTCATTGGCGAGGTCGACACAGTCGATGGGCAGAACCTACCCACGGCCCGCGTGCTCGATTTCCCGGAACTTGACCAGCGCAAATCCGGGGGCGACGTCGTCTTCGGCAACGACGGAGCGATGTTCCGCAACCCGCTTCCCGGTAACTTCGCATGGATAACCCATGCCCACGAACTCGGACATGCGCTGGGCCTCAGCCACGGCCACAACTCCGGCGGTTCGAGCTTCGGCATAACGGTCCCGGACGACCGGAACGCCGAAGAGTTCACGATTATGAGCTATTCGACCGTCCCCAATGACTTCATCAAGGCGTACGACAACGAGCCATGGGGCCACCCGCAGACGCTGATGCAGCTCGATCTTCTCGCGCTGCAGCATCTGTACGGGCCGAACTACAGCACGAACAGCGGCAACACGATCTACAGATGGTCACCCCTCACGGGCGAGATGTTTCTGAACGGCGTCGGCCAAGGGAAGCCCGGGGGCGGACACCCGGATGCCAACAAGATCTTCATGACGGTCTGGGACGGCAACGGGATTGATACCTACGATCTCTCGAACTACACGACGAACATGCACGTCGACCTGCTGCCGGGCGGCTGGTCGCGGTTCAGCGATGCGCAGACGGCCGTCAAGGGCATCACCCAGCTGATCGTTGAGCAACAGCCATCCGAGGCGCACCAGGCGAGCGGCAATGTCTACAACGCCTACATGTTCAAGGGCGACCAGCGTTCGCTGATCGAGAACGCGAATGGGGGCTCTGGCCACGACTGGGTCGAAGGTAACATCGCCGCGAACTTGTTGCGCGGGAATGGCGGCGCCGACATTCTGAATGGCCGCGAAGGCAATGACCAGCTCTTTGGCGGCTCCGGCAACGACCTTCTCTTCGGCGACAAGCGCGAAGGCGGCCCTGCCTATAGCGGTTCCGGATATCTTCAGCTGGGCTCCGGCGCGACGAATTCCTCGTTGCAGACCGCCTTCGATCTCACCCCCTATGCCGGGCGGCAGTTCAACCAGGACGTCCGCAATAGCGACACCAATCCGCACGTCAGCGTGGACGTCACGGGGAACGGGAACGGGCAGGATTACTTCCGGATTTTCATCCCTGGCCCCGGTCTGCTCGTCGCCGACATCGACTACGGCACACAACGTGGCCTCAATGCCTACATGGTTCTCTTCAACTCCAGCGGGGCTCTGCTTTCGTCGAGTGACGAATCGGGCGTGGACTCCGGTTCTTCTTTCGATCTGCTTGCGAAGCCCAACGATGCGACGAGCGAACGGGGTTCGGAAGATCCGCACATCGTCTACAGCGTCAGCGTCCCCGGCTGGTACACGCTGGCCATCGACGATCACATCGGCCGCGGGGTGTACGTCAACGGCAGCTATCGTCTTTCGATCACGCTGCCGAATTACGACGAGAACCCGGGCAGCGAAGGCAACGACCGGCTGGACGGCGGGATCGGGGACGACCGCCTGTTCGGCCAGGGCGGCAATGATATCCTGCTCGGCGGACAGGGTGCCGACACCCTCCAGGGCGGAGCAGGGACGGATACAGCGGACTACTCCGGGTCGCCCGGAGGTGTCACCGTCACACTCGTGAACGGCACGGGTCAGGGCGGAGATGCCCAGGGCGACCTACTGTTCGAGGTCGAGAACCTCACTGGGTCGGCGCATGCCGACCGGCTGACCGGCGACGCCGGCCGTAATGTCCTGATAGGCAATGGCGGCGACGACACCCTGTTGGCCGGGCCGGGGAATGACGGCGCAGTAGGCGGTGCCGGGAACGACCGTCTATATGGCGAGGAAGGCGACGACGAGCTGGTCGGCGGCATCGGCGACGACATGCTGTATGGGCATTTCGGCGCCGATGTGCTCGAAGGCGGCCTGGGCAAGGACCGGCTGGCCGGCGGGGACGGCGCCGACCGGTTCGTTTTCCGCTCTATTACGGAGACGCCGTTCAGCGCCGGCCGGGACGTCATTGTCGGCTGGGGTACGGGCGACGTCGTTGACCTCTCTCCGATGGATGCCGACGCTACCCTCGTGGGCAACCAGGGATTCACCTGGCTCGGCATGACCGCGGTGACCAGCGCCGTGGCCGCGGCTGAGCTCCGGGCGTTCCAGGTGAACGGCAACACCTTTCTGCTTGGTGGCGTGGATGCCAGCGGCCGGGGCGACTTTCAGATCGAGCTGACAGGCCTGCATACGCTCAGGACGTCCGACTTCCTCGGCATTGACCGGGTCAACCTCACGGGGACCGATGGCACCGACACCATGATCGGCCTTAGCGGAGACGACGTCCTCGACGGCGGGTCTGGCAACGACCGTCTGTACGGCGTTGAGGGCGACGACGTGCTGGTCGGTGGCGCCGGCGATGACATGCTGTACGGCCATTTCGGCGACGACGTTCTCGAAGGGGGGCTGGGCAAGGACCGGCTAGCGGGCGGCGACGGCGCCGACCGCTTCGTCTATCGCGCCGCCACAGAGACGCCGTTTAGTGTGGACCGCGACTTGGTCGTCGGATGGGACGGCGGCGATATCGTCGATCTCTCGGCCATGGACGCCGATCTCGCCGCCGCCGGCAACCAGGGCTTCACCTTCCTCGGCATGACGGGCGTGACCAGCGCGGCCGGAGCAGGCGAACTGCGCGCCTTCCAGTACAACGGCAACACCTACCTCCTCGGCGGCGTCGATGGCGACGGGCGCGGCGACTTCCAGATCGAGATCGCCGGACTGCACACGCTCGCGACAGGCAGTCTGGCGGGCCTGCAGAATGCGATCCTCACCGGCACCAATGCGGCCGACACCATCATCGGCACGAGCGGCAACGACATCCTGAACGCCGGTACCGGAAATGACCGCCTCTACGGCGTCGAGGGCAACGACGTGCTGGTCGGCGGAGCTGGCGACGATGCCCTCTACGGCTATTTCGGCGACGACGTGCTCGAAGGCGGCCTGGGCAAGGACCGGCTCGCCGGCGGTGACGACGCCGACCGCTTCGTCTACCGTGCCGCCACCGACACGCCCTTCGGCACCGGCCGCGACCTGATCGTCGACTGGGACCGCGACGACGTGATCGACCTCTCGGCCATGGACGCCGATCTCGCCGCCGCCGGCAACCAGGGCTTCACCTTCCTCGGTATGACCGCCGTCAGCAGCGCCGCCAACGCCGGCGAACTGCGCGCCTTCCAGTACGACGGCAACACCTTCCTCCTCGGCGGCGTCGATGGCGACGGGCGCGGCGACTTCCAGATCGAGATCACCGGACTGCACACACTGACAACAGCTAGTCTGGCGGGCCTGCAGAATGCCATCCTCACCGGCACCAATGCGGCCGATACGATCATCGGCACGAGCGGCAACGACATCCTCGTCGGCAACAGCGGCGACGACCGGCTCTACGGTCTGGACGGTGACGACATCCTTATGGGTGCGACCGGCGACGACGTGCTCGAGGGCGGATCGGGCAAGGACCGGCTCTCCGGCGGCGAGGGCGCCGACCGCTTCGTCTACCGCGCCGCCACCGAGACACCGTTCAGCGCGGATCGCGACCTGATCGTCGGCTGGGAGTCCGGCGACGTGATCGACCTCTCGGCCATCGACGCCGATCTCGCCGCCGTCGGCAACCAGGGCTTCACCTTCCTCGGCATGACGGGCGTGACCAGCGCGGCCGGAGCAGGCGAACTGCGAGCCTTCCACCACAACGGCAACACCTACCTCCTCGGCGGCGTCGATGGCGACGGGCGCGGCGACTTCCAGATCGAGATCGCTGGGCTCCAATCTCTGGGGGTGGACCAGATTTGGCTGGGGTGA
- the brxL gene encoding BREX system Lon protease-like protein BrxL, which translates to MQSDPGLDALDRKLNDVLSGKVVRKDLLHRIKKGTNVPTFVLEFLLARYCASDDAAEIQAGMEAVLATLQENYVRPDESNAAQSRVAMKGKHKFIDKVHVRYVEKEKRHWASLENFASQRIAIGEKWYRDNDRLLEGGIWAEVTIAHNDVDADNYAFYVEDLRPIQLSRFHFSAYGEARAAFSRDEWMDVVLRSVGLEPAKLSKRLKFHFIARLAPLVEANFNFIELGPRGTGKSYFFSEFSPYSTLISGGQATKSILFYNNARHKIGLVGFWDTVAFDEVKDPDTIQIMKDYMANGRFSRGVEVIADASMAFVGNIDQSIEQIVNSTEYDLFLPLPPQFDLAIMDRFACYLPGWEMPKNSSAFLTDRYGLITDYLAEAFHYQLKHSNRYEEVSRRLRLGRAVEGRDEKGIKKTLCAILKILHPVDQPSDEEFEEYAAYAIECRRRIKEQMNKRKPDDEFARIDLSYLNAAGEEIIVYCPETRNAAATLEPARRRLRVVATEEPAPHDAPASSSPPAPPPTAAEPQPEPPSGAPTEKHFTIQYGDSGHTYDSIFGPYLVGARTVTIEDPYIRSWFAIGATDLSLRQCLETKVDIFRDQH; encoded by the coding sequence ATGCAGTCTGACCCTGGCCTCGATGCGCTCGACCGCAAGCTGAACGATGTGCTCTCGGGAAAGGTTGTCCGCAAGGACCTGCTGCACCGGATCAAGAAGGGCACCAACGTCCCCACCTTCGTGCTGGAGTTCCTGCTCGCCCGCTACTGCGCCAGCGACGACGCCGCCGAGATTCAGGCCGGCATGGAAGCGGTGCTAGCCACCCTTCAGGAGAACTACGTCCGCCCCGACGAATCCAATGCGGCGCAGTCGCGCGTGGCGATGAAGGGGAAGCACAAGTTCATCGACAAGGTCCATGTGCGCTATGTCGAGAAGGAGAAGCGCCACTGGGCCTCGCTGGAGAACTTCGCCTCGCAGCGTATCGCCATCGGCGAGAAATGGTACCGCGACAACGACCGGCTGCTTGAGGGCGGTATCTGGGCCGAGGTGACCATTGCCCACAACGACGTCGACGCCGACAACTACGCCTTCTATGTCGAGGATCTTCGGCCGATCCAGCTCAGCCGGTTTCACTTCTCGGCCTACGGCGAGGCGCGTGCGGCCTTCTCGCGCGACGAATGGATGGACGTCGTGCTGCGCTCGGTGGGGCTCGAACCCGCCAAGCTGTCGAAGCGCCTGAAATTCCACTTCATCGCCCGCCTCGCGCCGCTGGTGGAGGCTAATTTCAACTTCATCGAACTGGGCCCCCGCGGAACCGGAAAATCCTATTTCTTCAGCGAGTTCTCGCCCTATTCGACGCTGATCAGCGGTGGTCAGGCAACGAAGTCGATCCTGTTCTACAACAATGCCCGCCACAAGATCGGGCTGGTCGGTTTCTGGGATACGGTCGCTTTCGACGAGGTCAAGGATCCCGACACGATCCAGATCATGAAGGACTACATGGCCAACGGCCGCTTCTCGCGCGGCGTGGAGGTCATCGCGGACGCCAGCATGGCTTTCGTCGGCAATATCGATCAGTCGATCGAACAGATCGTCAACTCGACCGAGTACGACCTGTTCTTGCCGTTGCCGCCGCAGTTCGACCTGGCGATCATGGACCGCTTCGCCTGCTATCTCCCCGGGTGGGAGATGCCGAAGAACAGCAGCGCTTTCCTGACCGACCGTTACGGCCTCATCACCGACTATCTGGCCGAAGCGTTCCACTACCAGCTCAAGCATTCGAACCGTTATGAGGAGGTCAGTAGGCGCTTGCGGCTCGGCCGTGCCGTCGAGGGCCGCGACGAGAAGGGCATTAAGAAAACGCTCTGCGCCATTCTGAAGATCCTCCACCCGGTCGACCAGCCGAGCGACGAGGAGTTCGAGGAGTATGCGGCCTATGCGATCGAATGCCGCCGTCGCATCAAGGAGCAGATGAACAAGCGCAAGCCGGACGACGAGTTCGCCCGCATCGACCTCTCCTATCTCAATGCGGCGGGCGAGGAGATCATCGTCTATTGCCCGGAAACGCGGAATGCCGCGGCGACCCTGGAACCGGCTCGGCGGCGCCTCCGCGTCGTGGCGACGGAGGAGCCTGCGCCGCACGACGCACCAGCGAGTTCAAGCCCTCCCGCACCACCTCCGACGGCCGCGGAGCCGCAGCCGGAGCCGCCATCCGGAGCACCGACCGAGAAGCACTTCACGATTCAATACGGCGATAGCGGCCACACCTACGACTCGATCTTCGGCCCCTATCTGGTCGGTGCACGGACGGTGACGATCGAAGACCCCTACATCCGCAGCTGGTTCGCCATCGGCGCCACGGATCTCTCTCTCCGCCAATGCCTGGAAACGAAGGTCGATATCTTTCGGGACCAGCACTGA